The following are from one region of the Fastidiosipila sp. genome:
- a CDS encoding 3-keto-5-aminohexanoate cleavage protein: MSKVIITAAISGAEVTQEMNPAVPYTVDDFVREAKSAAGAGAAIIHLHARHDDGSPTQDRERFRVLINAIREACPEVIIQPSTGGATGMTAEERLQPTELNPEMASLDCGTMNFGGDEIFVNTENMIIEFAARMRERGIKPELECFDKSHIDMAMRLVRQGHIDRPLHFNIVLGVNGGAAATPRDLVFLRHSLPEDATFTVTAMGRHQLPLNVMAMAMGGHPRTGFEDNLQYARRVNATSNGQLVARLVRIAQEMNLEIASPDEAREILQMKKK, from the coding sequence ATGTCAAAAGTCATCATTACCGCCGCCATCAGCGGTGCGGAAGTCACGCAGGAGATGAATCCGGCCGTTCCCTACACGGTGGACGACTTTGTTCGCGAGGCCAAATCAGCAGCCGGGGCCGGTGCGGCCATCATTCACCTTCACGCGCGTCACGACGATGGTTCGCCGACCCAGGACCGCGAGCGTTTCAGGGTTCTCATCAACGCCATCCGGGAAGCTTGCCCCGAGGTGATTATCCAGCCGTCCACGGGCGGAGCCACGGGCATGACCGCTGAGGAACGGCTCCAGCCGACTGAACTCAATCCCGAGATGGCCAGCCTGGACTGCGGCACCATGAACTTCGGCGGTGATGAGATCTTCGTCAACACCGAGAACATGATCATCGAATTCGCGGCCAGGATGCGTGAGCGCGGGATCAAGCCTGAACTTGAATGTTTTGATAAAAGCCATATCGACATGGCCATGCGCCTGGTCAGGCAGGGTCATATCGACCGGCCGCTTCACTTCAACATCGTGCTGGGTGTCAATGGCGGTGCCGCGGCAACCCCCCGTGACCTGGTTTTTCTCCGTCATTCACTGCCGGAGGATGCCACTTTCACCGTGACCGCCATGGGGCGTCATCAATTGCCCCTCAATGTCATGGCCATGGCCATGGGCGGGCATCCCCGGACAGGCTTTGAAGATAATCTGCAATATGCACGCCGTGTCAACGCCACAAGCAACGGCCAGCTGGTAGCCCGGCTGGTCCGCATCGCGCAAGAAATGAACCTTGAAATCGCCAGCCCCGATGAGGCGCGCGAAATCCTGCAAATGAAGAAAAAATGA
- the atoD gene encoding acetate CoA-transferase subunit alpha, whose product MNKVVTMEEALSRIKDGQSVMIGGFMTVGTPEGIVDALVNSHIRDLILISNDTGFADRGVGKLVAFNKVKKVIASHIGTNRETGNKMNAGEIEVELIPQGTLAEQIRSAGAGLGGFLTPTGAGTVVEENKQTMEFDGKRYILERPIRADVALLKAHKADTSGNLVYRRAARNFNPLMAMAADLVIVEADEIVEAGQLDPDEVMTPCIFVDLIVKKEVPHESA is encoded by the coding sequence ATGAACAAAGTTGTGACAATGGAGGAAGCCCTGTCCCGTATTAAAGACGGCCAGTCTGTTATGATCGGCGGATTTATGACGGTCGGCACGCCTGAGGGTATAGTCGATGCCCTTGTTAACAGCCATATCCGGGACTTGATCCTGATCTCCAACGATACAGGGTTTGCCGACAGGGGGGTTGGCAAGCTCGTTGCCTTCAACAAGGTTAAAAAAGTAATCGCCTCCCATATCGGGACCAACCGGGAAACGGGCAATAAGATGAATGCCGGGGAGATCGAGGTGGAGTTGATTCCACAGGGGACTCTGGCGGAACAGATCCGCAGCGCCGGTGCGGGCCTGGGCGGTTTTTTGACTCCGACCGGGGCGGGAACCGTGGTTGAAGAAAACAAACAGACCATGGAATTTGACGGAAAAAGATACATTCTGGAACGACCCATCCGGGCTGATGTTGCTCTGCTTAAAGCGCACAAGGCTGACACCTCGGGCAATCTGGTCTATCGCCGGGCCGCCAGGAATTTCAATCCCCTCATGGCCATGGCAGCCGACCTTGTCATCGTTGAGGCTGACGAGATTGTTGAAGCAGGTCAGCTGGACCCTGATGAAGTAATGACTCCCTGCATCTTTGTGGATCTTATTGTCAAGAAGGAGGTGCCCCATGAATCCGCGTGA
- the ablA gene encoding lysine 2,3-aminomutase, giving the protein MKAEDKYINKTGRARREILFPGVPDEDWNSWQWQVKNRITSLEGLTGLMTLTQEETDGVKEALQQFRMAITPYYLTLIDPDDPHDPARKQAIPTAWERRSAPEDQDDPLHEDGDSPVFGLTHRYPDRVLFLITDMCSMYCRHCTRRRLAGQKDGARTRAEIDACIEYIRQHPMVRDVLLSGGDALLMSDDRLEYILKELRGIEHVEIIRIGTRTPVVMPQRITPELCRLLKNYQPVWLNMQFNHPNEITPESAAACAMLADAGIPLGNQSVLLRGINDCVHVMRRLVTGLAWIRVRPYYIYQCDLTRGISHFRTCVSKGIEIIEGLRGHVSGFCVPTFVVDALGGGGKIPVMPDYLISQSPERVVLRNYEGVISTYTQPRDYSSQCHCPVCSGEEEMTVTGVSGLLEGQGESLEPKDLARKTMAGRDVEYV; this is encoded by the coding sequence ATGAAAGCGGAAGATAAATACATCAACAAGACGGGCCGGGCCAGGCGGGAGATCCTCTTCCCCGGGGTGCCGGACGAAGACTGGAACAGCTGGCAATGGCAGGTCAAAAACAGAATTACCAGCCTGGAAGGCCTGACGGGTCTGATGACCCTGACCCAAGAGGAGACTGATGGGGTCAAAGAGGCGCTCCAGCAGTTCCGCATGGCGATAACACCTTATTACCTGACCCTGATCGATCCGGATGATCCTCACGACCCCGCCAGAAAGCAGGCCATCCCCACCGCTTGGGAGCGGAGATCTGCACCGGAGGACCAGGACGATCCGCTCCACGAGGACGGCGACTCTCCGGTATTTGGCCTGACCCATCGCTACCCCGACAGGGTTCTCTTCCTCATTACCGATATGTGCTCCATGTATTGCCGCCACTGTACCCGGAGGCGGCTGGCAGGCCAGAAAGACGGCGCCCGGACCCGGGCCGAGATCGATGCCTGTATCGAATACATCCGCCAGCACCCCATGGTCCGTGATGTCCTCCTTTCAGGAGGCGACGCCCTGCTCATGAGTGACGACCGGCTGGAATACATCCTGAAGGAACTTCGGGGAATCGAGCACGTCGAGATTATCCGGATCGGAACCCGGACGCCTGTCGTCATGCCGCAACGGATCACGCCGGAACTTTGCCGGCTCCTCAAGAACTACCAGCCTGTCTGGCTCAATATGCAATTCAACCATCCCAATGAAATCACACCCGAAAGCGCTGCCGCTTGCGCCATGCTGGCCGATGCCGGTATCCCGCTTGGCAACCAGTCGGTGCTTTTGCGGGGCATCAATGATTGTGTCCATGTCATGCGCCGCCTGGTTACCGGTCTGGCCTGGATCCGGGTCAGGCCCTATTACATCTACCAGTGCGACCTGACGCGGGGGATTTCGCACTTCCGGACCTGTGTTTCAAAGGGCATTGAGATTATTGAGGGTCTGCGCGGCCATGTGTCCGGCTTTTGTGTGCCCACCTTTGTGGTTGATGCCCTGGGCGGCGGCGGAAAAATCCCGGTCATGCCCGACTACCTGATTTCGCAGAGCCCTGAGCGGGTGGTTCTCCGCAACTACGAAGGGGTGATCAGCACCTATACCCAGCCGCGGGACTACAGCAGCCAGTGCCACTGCCCCGTCTGCAGCGGAGAGGAAGAAATGACAGTGACCGGTGTCTCAGGCCTGTTGGAAGGGCAGGGCGAATCACTGGAGCCCAAGGACCTGGCCCGCAAGACCATGGCCGGCAGGGACGTCGAGTACGTTTAG
- a CDS encoding CoA transferase subunit B, translating to MNPRERIARRVARIFKDNDVVNLGIGLPTSVANYVPDGVHIILQSENGFLRVGPVPEPGQEDPDIVDAGGMPVSILPGGCCFDSATSFAIIRGGHLAATVLGALEVDQEGNLANWMIPGKMVPGMGGAMDLVAGARKVIIAMEHLTKKGEPKILKKCKLPLTAAHEVDLIVTELGLMEVTDEGIVLRELAPGVTVDEIQSKTEAVLIIPNQIGVMNS from the coding sequence ATGAATCCGCGTGAGAGAATTGCCCGCCGCGTTGCCCGCATCTTCAAAGACAACGATGTCGTTAACCTGGGGATCGGGCTTCCCACCTCAGTCGCCAACTACGTACCGGACGGTGTGCACATCATCCTGCAGTCGGAAAACGGTTTCCTGCGCGTCGGCCCTGTTCCCGAACCCGGACAGGAAGACCCCGATATCGTTGATGCGGGCGGCATGCCTGTTTCCATCCTGCCCGGCGGCTGCTGCTTTGACAGCGCCACCTCCTTCGCCATCATCCGGGGCGGCCACCTGGCCGCGACCGTGCTCGGAGCCCTGGAAGTTGACCAGGAAGGCAACCTGGCCAACTGGATGATCCCTGGAAAGATGGTTCCCGGCATGGGCGGCGCCATGGACCTGGTCGCGGGCGCCAGAAAAGTGATCATCGCCATGGAGCATCTGACCAAAAAGGGAGAGCCGAAAATCCTGAAAAAGTGCAAGCTCCCCCTGACCGCGGCACACGAAGTTGATCTGATCGTGACAGAACTGGGCCTCATGGAGGTCACCGATGAAGGGATCGTGTTAAGGGAACTGGCTCCCGGCGTGACCGTCGATGAGATCCAGTCGAAAACCGAAGCGGTCCTGATTATTCCGAATCAAATAGGTGTCATGAATTCCTGA
- a CDS encoding L-erythro-3,5-diaminohexanoate dehydrogenase, whose protein sequence is MAMGDKYGAHRVLEPQGLLPQAAQKIDNRMEIYDNEILIDVSALNIDAASFRQLWEEAGGDEAKLKAKIMEIVSERGKMQNPVTGSGGMLMGTVARIGPALADRDLVAGDRIATLVSLSLTPLHIDQITAVHPDVERVEIKGQAILFESGVYAKLPADMSENLALAVLDVAGAPAQTARIVQPGDSVLILGAGGKSGMLCGYEAMKRVGPCGNVVGMSRNNRPEKTLLDNKLAHSFFVANAQNPVEVLEKALALNGGREYDVVINVVNIDGTEMSSILPAREGGIVYFFSMATSFTRAALGAEGVGKDVTMMVGNGYTKNHAEFSLQVVRESEALRHIFETLYL, encoded by the coding sequence ATGGCCATGGGAGATAAATACGGCGCCCACCGCGTCCTGGAGCCTCAGGGATTACTGCCGCAGGCGGCTCAAAAAATCGATAACAGGATGGAGATCTATGACAATGAGATCCTGATTGATGTCTCCGCACTTAACATTGACGCGGCAAGCTTCCGCCAGTTGTGGGAAGAAGCCGGAGGCGATGAAGCAAAGCTGAAGGCAAAAATCATGGAGATTGTCAGTGAACGCGGCAAGATGCAAAATCCGGTAACCGGATCAGGCGGCATGCTGATGGGAACGGTGGCCCGGATCGGCCCGGCGCTGGCGGATCGCGACCTTGTGGCCGGCGACCGCATCGCGACCTTGGTATCCCTCTCCTTGACACCTTTGCACATTGATCAGATCACAGCCGTTCACCCCGATGTTGAGCGGGTTGAGATCAAGGGTCAGGCGATTTTGTTCGAAAGCGGCGTCTACGCCAAGTTGCCGGCAGATATGAGTGAGAATCTGGCGTTGGCCGTTCTGGATGTGGCGGGCGCGCCCGCCCAAACCGCCCGGATCGTTCAGCCGGGCGACAGTGTCCTGATCCTGGGGGCCGGCGGCAAGAGCGGCATGCTTTGTGGCTATGAGGCCATGAAACGTGTCGGCCCCTGCGGCAATGTGGTCGGTATGAGCCGCAACAACCGGCCGGAAAAGACCCTGCTGGACAACAAATTGGCTCATTCATTCTTTGTTGCCAACGCGCAAAATCCGGTCGAAGTCCTTGAAAAGGCGTTGGCCTTGAACGGCGGCCGGGAGTACGATGTGGTCATCAATGTGGTTAACATTGACGGAACCGAGATGTCTTCTATCCTGCCTGCCAGGGAAGGCGGCATTGTTTATTTCTTCAGCATGGCGACCAGCTTCACCCGGGCTGCCCTGGGCGCTGAAGGTGTGGGCAAGGATGTCACCATGATGGTCGGCAACGGCTACACAAAAAACCATGCCGAGTTCTCGCTCCAGGTTGTCAGAGAGAGCGAAGCGCTTCGACACATCTTTGAAACTCTCTACCTGTAA
- a CDS encoding 3-aminobutyryl-CoA ammonia lyase has translation MEAMIRVRIGAEDAHYGGGLVDGAHLLKLFGDVATELLIRRDGDEGLFRAYDSIDFLAPVSAGDFIEAKGWIEEEGNTSRKMKFEAWRVIAPRTDLSDSAADLLDQPVLVCRASGTCITPKAKQRK, from the coding sequence ATCGAAGCCATGATCCGCGTCCGCATCGGCGCAGAAGACGCGCATTACGGAGGGGGGCTGGTAGACGGCGCCCATCTTTTGAAGCTGTTCGGCGATGTAGCGACCGAACTCCTGATACGGCGTGACGGTGATGAGGGGCTTTTCCGGGCCTACGACAGCATCGATTTCCTGGCACCGGTATCAGCCGGCGATTTCATCGAAGCAAAAGGCTGGATCGAGGAAGAAGGCAACACGTCACGAAAAATGAAGTTTGAGGCCTGGCGGGTGATCGCGCCGCGAACCGACCTGTCGGATTCAGCCGCTGATCTGCTGGATCAGCCCGTCCTGGTCTGCCGGGCTTCAGGCACCTGTATCACGCCCAAAGCTAAACAACGTAAATAG